A genomic window from Coccinella septempunctata chromosome 9, icCocSept1.1, whole genome shotgun sequence includes:
- the LOC123321026 gene encoding uncharacterized protein LOC123321026 yields the protein MSNQCSVCDTVISKKAPGIQCGGFCGLFFHANSVCSDINKHQLSLVNLPGGRWHCGSCRTDRISPPPTRAPRPSQPRRGTPSAGGDDEDDLRSEISLLRGEIAELRKCVTFCSEKVSDFETQLIHFKNLCKTTEDLKKENGLLKEEVKSLSAKVNNAEQLSRANNVEIQGVTEWKGENLINVVETIGKHVGYAVNKSDIDFATRVPTMNSEKPKHIIVRFLSRMKRDEFVAKSKFKRKESSDPGMKIESLSNNKIYLNEHLTAINKKLFKDARETAKERGYKFTWVQNGSILMRKDVSSRIIHISKPSDLKNIK from the coding sequence atgagtaatCAGTGCAGTGTGTGCGACACGGTAATCTCCAAGAAGGCACCAGGCATCCAGTGCGGAGGTTTTTGTGGATTGTTCTTTCACGCTAACTCCGTATGTTCGGATATAAACAAACATCAGCTGTCTCTCGTCAATCTTCCCGGTGGTCGATGGCATTGTGGGAGTTGTCGAACTGACCGGATCAGCCCGCCGCCCACGCGTGCCCCGCGTCCCAGTCAACCTCGACGGGGGACCCCGAGTGCTGGAGGTGATGATGAAGACGACCTGCGCAGCGAGATTTCCCTCCTACGAGGTGAAATCGCGGAACTTCGAAAGTGCGTTACTTTCTGCTCGGAAAAAGTATCTGATTTCGAAACTCAAttgattcatttcaaaaatttatgtAAAACTACCGAAGACCTGAAGAAAGAAAACGGTCTTTTGAAGGAAGAGGTCAAATCCCTGAGTGCGAAAGTTAACAATGCAGAACAGCTCAGCAGGGCAAACAAcgttgagatacagggtgtcacaGAGTGGAAAGGTGAAAATCTTATAAATGTTGTGGAAACCATTGGAAAACACGTGGGTTATGCCGTCAATAAATCTGACATTGATTTTGCTACTCGGGTGCCTACCATGAACTCCGAGAAACCAAAGCACATAATTGTGCGATTCTTGTCGAGAATGAAACGCGATGAGTTTGTGGCCAAATCCAAATTCAAACGTAAGGAGTCCAGCGATCCTGGTATGAAGATTGAATCCCTatctaataataaaatatatttgaatgaaCATCTAACTGCAATTAATAAGAAGCTATTTAAGGATGCTCGCGAGACAGCGAAAGAACGAGGTTACAAGTTCACTTGGGTACAGAATGGGAGCATCCTCATGCGTAAAGACGTCTCCAGTAGGATTATTCATATAAGTAAACCAAGCGATCTCAAAAACATAAAATAA